One Thermococcus sp. M36 genomic window, GGCAACCAAGGCCGACATCAAGAGGGCCGTGGAAGCGATGTTCGAGGTCAAGGTCGAGAAGGTCAACACCCTCATAACCATGAGGGGAGAGAAGAAGGCCTACGTGAAACTCAAGCCTGAGTACAGCGCAAGTGAGGTTGCTGCCAGGATAGGATTGTTCTGACGGGGTGAGTGAGATGGGAAAGAGTCTGATTCAGCAGAGGAGAGGTAAGGGAACCACGACCTTTAGGGCCCCCTCCCACAGGTATAGGGGTGCCGTCAGGTACGTTCCGCTCAACCTTACCAAGGAGAAGACCCTCGTCGGC contains:
- a CDS encoding 50S ribosomal protein L23, which produces MDPYKVIIKPVVTEKAVAMIENENKLTFIVDRRATKADIKRAVEAMFEVKVEKVNTLITMRGEKKAYVKLKPEYSASEVAARIGLF